The DNA segment ATCAATGGTGCTCTGGAGAGACACCGTAACCGAGCTTCACGAACGTCATTTCTCCGATGTTACGCTTGAGCATCTGTACGTGGACAACGCGGCGATGCAGCTTATAAGAAGGCCCGCCGATTTCGACGTAATGCTGGCGGGGAACATGTTCGGCGATATAATAAGCGACGAGGCGGCTCAGCTCACCGGCTCCCTAGGCATGCTGCCCTCGGCAAGTGTCGGTAACGAAGGGGCCATATACGAACCGGTTCACGGAAGCGCCCCCGACATCGCCGGCCAAGGCATAGCAAATCCCATAGCCTCGATTCTCTCGATGGCCATGATGCTGCGTTACTCCTTTGACATGGACGGGGCCGCCACGCAGGTTGAAGAAGCCGTAAGGAAGGTCCTTGACGATGGCTACCGCACATCCGACATATACGAGGAAGGGAAAACAAGGGTAGGAACAGAGGAAATGGGATCTCTCATACTCGGCGAACTGTGAGAAAAAATGATTCAGGTCCCAGGAAGTGAACGGTAACAGCTCCACGCTTGAACTTTCATCCCACCTTGAAAACCCCTTGGTGGAGAAGTTTCTTGGGTGCCCGCCCGGAGAACCGACTGATCTTACGGGTCTTTACGGAAACTCGACCTATTTTCTTCTGGCGCTTATCTCCGAGGCGCCCGGCAAAAGGGTGCTTCATGTCTGCGAGCAAAGAGAGCAATGCGTCCATGCGGCGCGAAGCATCTCTTCTTTAAAAAGAACGGAAATCCCTGTTCTTCTCTCAAGAGGAATGGAGAAAACCCGCTCCCTTTTCGAGAAAACGGAAATCACGGAACCCGAAAGGCTTCACTCTATTTTCAGATGGAAGCAAACCGGGGTACTCTGCGCGGACGCGGCAGCACTTGCCGAGGTGTTGGCTCCGCCCCGCACCCTCGAGGCCGAGAGCTTCACTATAGAGGAGGGAGCACGGATCGATCGGGAGGAACTTGTACAAAGGCTCCTTGAAATCGGCTACAGCGAGGTGGATTTCACGGAAAAAAGAGGCGACATCAGCGTCCGGGGCTCTATAGTGGACCTCTTCTCCCCCGGATCACGGAATCCCCTAAGGGTGGAGCTTTTCGCAGACCAGGTGAATTCGCTCCGGGAGTTTTCCCCCGCAACTCAGAAATCCGTCGGAAAAACACAGAAAGCCGTGATCAATCCGGCCTCATTCGCCGTTTACCGCCAAATAAGCAAGGACGATCTGGTCGGACAGGTTCTCGCCGGAGCCGACAAGAAGGGACTTACCTCAAGCGAGGTGGAACCTCTTTTGGAGGCGTTTGAGAGCGGTTCGCATTTCAGGGGAATCGAATGGTTCACACCGTTTTTCTGGGACTCGCGCCAATGCGTGCTCGATTACCCGCAAGAAAACCTAATAGTGAGCCTCCCAATCGGATTTGACGAGGAAGCACTGCTATTGAGACTAGAGGAAAAATTCGAAGCAAGAAGAAAATCTCTGGGGAAACTTGAAAAGTCGCTTCCCCAGTTTGAGAGGCTATACCTCGGAAGAAAAGAGCTTGCGGAAAAACTCCAGGAATCAAGGCTCGCATACCCAGGGACGATGGGCATAGGAACCGAAGGAAAAAACAGCCTTAAGTTCAGCACAGAAGAGATATCGTTTTCGAAACCTTCGCTCAAAGTCTTTACTGACAAGGCGGAAGAACTCATCGAAGACGGTTACGAGGTGTTCGTATTTTTCACTTCACAGGCAGAAAGAGAAAAATTCCTCAAGCTTGCGGAGAACCATCCAGACAAGGGAATGGTGCACGTAGTCGGAGAGCTTTTCGAAAGCACAGTTCTTCACGATTTCAAAATCGCCCTTCTTACGGAGAAAACCCTTGTCGAGAAAACCAAAAGCCGAGGCGCGGCCTTTGGGGGAAGCGATATGCCCTCCGCTTTTCTCACTTCGTTCAGCCAGCTCAAACCCGGGGACTACATAGTTCACAAGGAATTCGGAATAGGTGTCTTCAGGGGGCTAAGAAGGCTTTCCTTTGAAAACAGCCAGGGCGATTTTCTCGAGTGCGAATACAAAGACGGGGACAAGATATTCGTCCCGGTGGAGAAATTGGCACTGGTTCAGAAGTACATGGGAGCTGGAAGGGAACCGAAGATTGAAAAGCTGGGAAGCGCAAACTGGAGAAAAACCGTCGGCAGGGTTAAAAGGGCCGTGGAGGAAGTCGCGACCGAGCTCGTGGAACTCTGCGCGGAAAGAAAGATCGGAAAAGGTTTTCGGTTCTCCCCGAGGGATCAGATGTTCAATGATTTCGAAATGGGATTTCCCTGGAGTGAGACCCCGGATCAGTCGGCAGCCATAGAGGACGTAATGTCAGACATGGAATCCGAAAAGGCCATGGACAGGCTTATCTGCGGAGACGTCGGGTTCGGAAAAACCGAAGTGGCCCTGCGGGCCGCTTTCAAGGCATGCCTCGATGGAAAACAGGTCATGGTGATCGCACCCACCACGCTTCTCGCAAGCCAGCACTACCGAACCGCACTTTCAAGGTTCAAAAGCTATCCCGTGAGCATCGGAATGCTTTCACGATTCACGACAGGCAAGAGAGAAAAGGAGATTCTAAATAGACTCGAAGACGGTTCCCTAGACGTCATAATCGGAACGCACAAGCTTCTTGGAAAAAGAATAAAGCTGAAAAACCTTGGACTCGCCGTGATAGACGAGGAACAGAAATTCGGAGTGAATCACAAAAAATCCATAAGGTCGATGAAAAACGCCGTCGACGTATTGACGCTCTCGGCGACTCCCATACCCAGAACCCTCCAGCTTTCCCTCGCCGACGTAAGGGACATAAGCGTGATAAATACCCCTCCCGAGGGACGGCAGCCCGTAGAGGTGTACATTCAGCAGTTCAACACCGCAACGATAAAGGAGGCCGCAGAAAAAGAGAGCGCAAGAGACGGCACGGTTTTTTTCATACACAACAGGATAGAGGACATATTCGAGAAGGCGGACCTTCTCCAAAAACTCATGCCGAAACTGTCAATAGGGGTAACGCACGGCCGAATGAACGAAACGCGGCTCTCAAGAACCATAGAACAGTTCACCGACGGAAAAATAGACCTGCTCGTAACCACCGCGATAGTGGAATCCGGACTCGACATACCAAAAGCCAACACGATAATAGTGAACAACGCCCATACTATGGGCCTAGCGGACCTCTATCAGCTTAAGGGCCGTGTCGGAAGATCAGACAGAAAAGCATATGCATACTTTCTCGTACCATCCATAAACTCCCTCACTGAAGATGCCAGAAAAAGGCTCGAGGTGCTCTCTCGACTCACCGACCTTGGAAGCGGATTCAAGCTCGCCACGGCCGATCTGCAGATAAGGGGAGCCGGCACCCTTTTCGGAGAAAAGCAGTCAGGACACATAGCGGATATAGGACTTGAGTTCTATCTCGAACTGCTGAGAGATACGATTGAAGGCAAAAGAAGGGGCGAAGACCACATCCGTGAAATCAGACCGGAAATAAAAACGCGGGACGATGCGTTCATCCCTGAGCATTATATTCAAAGCGGTTCAGAGAGACTTTTTTACTAC comes from the Candidatus Dadabacteria bacterium genome and includes:
- the mfd gene encoding transcription-repair coupling factor → MNGNSSTLELSSHLENPLVEKFLGCPPGEPTDLTGLYGNSTYFLLALISEAPGKRVLHVCEQREQCVHAARSISSLKRTEIPVLLSRGMEKTRSLFEKTEITEPERLHSIFRWKQTGVLCADAAALAEVLAPPRTLEAESFTIEEGARIDREELVQRLLEIGYSEVDFTEKRGDISVRGSIVDLFSPGSRNPLRVELFADQVNSLREFSPATQKSVGKTQKAVINPASFAVYRQISKDDLVGQVLAGADKKGLTSSEVEPLLEAFESGSHFRGIEWFTPFFWDSRQCVLDYPQENLIVSLPIGFDEEALLLRLEEKFEARRKSLGKLEKSLPQFERLYLGRKELAEKLQESRLAYPGTMGIGTEGKNSLKFSTEEISFSKPSLKVFTDKAEELIEDGYEVFVFFTSQAEREKFLKLAENHPDKGMVHVVGELFESTVLHDFKIALLTEKTLVEKTKSRGAAFGGSDMPSAFLTSFSQLKPGDYIVHKEFGIGVFRGLRRLSFENSQGDFLECEYKDGDKIFVPVEKLALVQKYMGAGREPKIEKLGSANWRKTVGRVKRAVEEVATELVELCAERKIGKGFRFSPRDQMFNDFEMGFPWSETPDQSAAIEDVMSDMESEKAMDRLICGDVGFGKTEVALRAAFKACLDGKQVMVIAPTTLLASQHYRTALSRFKSYPVSIGMLSRFTTGKREKEILNRLEDGSLDVIIGTHKLLGKRIKLKNLGLAVIDEEQKFGVNHKKSIRSMKNAVDVLTLSATPIPRTLQLSLADVRDISVINTPPEGRQPVEVYIQQFNTATIKEAAEKESARDGTVFFIHNRIEDIFEKADLLQKLMPKLSIGVTHGRMNETRLSRTIEQFTDGKIDLLVTTAIVESGLDIPKANTIIVNNAHTMGLADLYQLKGRVGRSDRKAYAYFLVPSINSLTEDARKRLEVLSRLTDLGSGFKLATADLQIRGAGTLFGEKQSGHIADIGLEFYLELLRDTIEGKRRGEDHIREIRPEIKTRDDAFIPEHYIQSGSERLFYYKKISSAGKRGEARKIAGEIEDRFGAMPNPLKRLVLIAELRIALGEKLIKKAEIGENTATLSLADGKTRGREKKLSIPLPSEDRYEALISAVERVEKPTQAHV